The following are encoded together in the Mumia sp. Pv4-285 genome:
- a CDS encoding glycoside hydrolase family 3 protein, with amino-acid sequence MSRSSWRGWVAAVGASGIALATLTAPATADAGDDIEAIIDRMSLEEKVGQMFVPYMYGTTIDEADPRNIPAAGVPSIGAMIDEFHPGGIIYFGWSNNLRSPDQVARLSNDVQARAMSGGHGVPMTTSIDQEEGVVVRLPQPSAQLPGAMALGATRDARHARDAARITAEKLSAVGVNQNYSPIVDVNSNAMNPVIGVRAFGGDTDLVSALGAAQVKGFQDDGGISASVKHFPGHGDTAVDSHYGVPLIDKSEEEFRTEDLPPFQAAIDAGADSIMTAHIVVPVLDPSGRPATFSAPILTDLLREEMGFEGVIITDSLSMQGAREEFGDDRVPVEAILAGADQMLMPPNLRVAYDGVMAAVADGEITEERIDASVRRILEMKKKRGVLDDPIVDVGAVDDVMATPEHYATATDIADDSVTLLSNHGRLLPLAEGADVFLTGWGGSARLDSMAEELTDQGADVTVHPASDPTGPQIEATVTASAGHDVVVVLTQSAGYAPSAAQQALVAALAESDVPVAQVAVRNPYDVASAAETGAAIATYGYADVSLEAAARVLMGRVNPVGRLPVAIPDGADTLFPLGHGLHFAVTPEPPVFVDRTGRGQDTYQIPEVQGVDYLVRDRVVAPGIYRSNRDVAVTAVTQEGYELTQGAVTSWESDFTAGRAER; translated from the coding sequence GTGAGCAGAAGTAGTTGGCGCGGGTGGGTGGCCGCCGTCGGGGCGAGCGGGATCGCGCTGGCGACACTCACCGCGCCGGCCACCGCCGATGCTGGAGACGACATCGAGGCGATCATCGACAGGATGTCCCTTGAGGAGAAGGTCGGGCAGATGTTCGTCCCCTACATGTACGGGACGACCATCGACGAGGCAGACCCGCGCAACATCCCGGCCGCCGGAGTGCCGAGCATCGGCGCGATGATCGACGAGTTCCATCCCGGCGGGATCATCTACTTCGGCTGGTCGAACAACCTCCGATCCCCAGATCAAGTCGCCCGGCTGTCCAATGATGTCCAGGCCCGGGCCATGAGCGGTGGCCATGGCGTCCCCATGACGACGTCCATCGACCAGGAGGAGGGCGTCGTCGTCCGTCTGCCCCAGCCGTCCGCCCAACTGCCCGGCGCGATGGCGCTGGGGGCCACCCGCGACGCCAGGCACGCCCGTGATGCCGCGCGCATCACGGCCGAGAAGCTCTCCGCCGTCGGGGTGAACCAGAACTACTCACCCATCGTGGACGTCAACTCCAATGCCATGAACCCCGTCATCGGGGTGCGCGCATTCGGGGGTGACACCGACCTCGTCTCTGCGCTGGGCGCTGCTCAGGTGAAGGGCTTCCAGGACGACGGCGGGATCTCCGCCTCCGTCAAGCACTTCCCCGGCCACGGCGATACCGCGGTCGACTCGCACTACGGCGTCCCACTCATCGACAAGTCCGAGGAAGAGTTCCGCACCGAGGACCTCCCGCCCTTCCAGGCCGCTATCGACGCCGGGGCCGACTCGATCATGACCGCACACATCGTCGTGCCCGTCCTCGACCCCTCAGGTCGGCCTGCCACCTTCTCCGCTCCGATCCTCACCGATCTGCTCCGTGAGGAGATGGGTTTCGAGGGCGTCATCATCACCGACTCATTGAGCATGCAGGGTGCCCGGGAGGAGTTCGGCGACGACCGCGTGCCCGTCGAGGCCATCCTCGCCGGGGCGGACCAGATGCTCATGCCGCCTAACCTGCGGGTCGCCTACGACGGTGTCATGGCCGCCGTAGCCGACGGAGAGATCACCGAGGAGCGGATCGACGCCTCGGTGCGACGGATCCTCGAGATGAAGAAGAAGCGGGGGGTCCTCGACGACCCCATTGTCGACGTGGGCGCGGTGGACGACGTCATGGCCACCCCCGAGCACTACGCCACCGCCACCGACATCGCCGATGACAGCGTCACGCTGCTAAGCAACCACGGCCGGCTGCTCCCGCTGGCCGAGGGCGCCGACGTCTTCCTCACCGGCTGGGGCGGCAGCGCCCGGCTCGATTCCATGGCCGAGGAGCTCACCGACCAAGGGGCCGACGTGACCGTCCACCCGGCATCCGATCCCACTGGCCCTCAGATCGAGGCAACGGTCACCGCATCGGCCGGGCACGACGTCGTGGTCGTCCTCACCCAGTCCGCCGGGTACGCACCGAGTGCGGCACAGCAGGCGCTCGTCGCCGCCCTCGCGGAATCGGACGTCCCGGTCGCACAAGTCGCGGTCCGCAACCCGTACGACGTCGCCAGCGCGGCCGAGACCGGGGCGGCCATCGCGACGTACGGCTACGCCGACGTCTCGCTGGAAGCGGCTGCGCGGGTGCTCATGGGGCGGGTCAACCCGGTCGGTCGGCTCCCCGTCGCGATCCCCGACGGCGCCGACACCCTCTTCCCGCTCGGGCACGGGCTGCACTTTGCCGTGACGCCGGAGCCGCCGGTCTTTGTCGACCGCACCGGCCGCGGCCAGGACACCTACCAGATCCCTGAGGTCCAGGGGGTGGACTACCTCGTGCGTGATCGCGTCGTCGCCCCCGGGATCTACCGGAGCAACAGGGACGTCGCCGTCACCGCCGTGACGCAGGAGGGCTACGAGTTGACGCAAGGCGCGGTCACCAGCTGGGAGTCAGACTTCACCGCTGGCAGGGCAGAGCGGTGA
- a CDS encoding RNA polymerase sigma factor, with translation MSDIADAVTHAHHAEWARLVAVLTRRFGDLDIAEEAAADAFATAVARWPSDGVPPNPGAWLTTTASRKAIDRIRRESKRDDKHKEAQVIHDSPAEPHGVVDDDRLRLILTCCHPALAMPARVALTLRMVGGLTVPEIARAFLVRESSMEKRITRAKAKIKAARIPYRIPSADDLPARGSGVLAVLYLVFNEGYLASGADADPIRHDLTSEAIRLARLVHALLPDDGEVAGLLALMLLSEARVPARIAANGELVALDEQDRTAWDAELISEGHRLVRERLVAAAAGTPPGRYQILAAINAVHTSARDSSHTDWSQVLALYDQLTRLDPSPVVGLNRAIAVAELDGPEVALAIVDNLAEPLNDYHAYHATRADLLRRLGREQQAREAYTRAIDLAGNTGETATLERRRGQLQ, from the coding sequence GTGAGCGACATCGCGGACGCCGTCACGCACGCGCACCACGCCGAATGGGCTCGGCTCGTCGCCGTCCTGACGCGGCGCTTCGGCGATCTCGACATCGCGGAGGAAGCCGCAGCCGACGCCTTCGCCACCGCCGTCGCGCGCTGGCCCTCCGACGGTGTGCCGCCCAACCCCGGCGCGTGGCTGACGACCACCGCCAGCCGCAAGGCCATCGACCGGATCCGGCGGGAGAGCAAACGCGACGACAAGCACAAAGAGGCGCAGGTGATCCACGACAGTCCCGCCGAGCCGCACGGTGTCGTCGACGATGACCGGCTTCGGCTGATCCTCACCTGCTGCCACCCGGCGCTGGCAATGCCCGCCCGTGTTGCTCTCACCCTGCGCATGGTGGGCGGGCTCACCGTGCCGGAGATCGCGCGGGCGTTCCTCGTACGGGAAAGCAGCATGGAGAAGCGCATCACGCGTGCGAAGGCGAAGATCAAGGCGGCGCGGATCCCCTACCGGATTCCGTCCGCCGACGACCTCCCTGCCCGCGGCTCGGGAGTGCTCGCAGTCCTCTACCTCGTCTTCAACGAGGGCTACCTCGCCAGTGGCGCCGACGCCGACCCCATCCGCCACGATCTGACATCCGAGGCGATCCGCCTCGCCCGCCTGGTCCACGCCCTCCTGCCAGACGACGGAGAGGTGGCCGGCCTGCTGGCGCTCATGCTCCTCAGCGAGGCCCGCGTACCGGCACGGATCGCGGCCAACGGCGAGCTCGTCGCCCTCGACGAACAGGACCGTACGGCTTGGGACGCTGAGCTGATCAGTGAGGGTCATCGCCTCGTACGCGAGCGGCTCGTCGCCGCGGCCGCCGGGACCCCTCCCGGTCGGTACCAGATCCTGGCCGCGATCAACGCCGTACACACCTCCGCCCGCGACAGCAGCCACACCGACTGGTCACAGGTCCTCGCCCTGTACGACCAGCTCACCCGTCTCGACCCGTCCCCGGTCGTCGGCCTCAACCGCGCCATCGCCGTGGCCGAGCTCGACGGCCCAGAGGTGGCACTGGCCATCGTCGACAACCTCGCTGAGCCGTTGAACGACTACCACGCCTACCACGCCACTCGCGCCGACCTGCTTCGCCGGCTCGGTCGCGAGCAGCAGGCTCGGGAGGCCTACACCCGGGCCATCGACCTTGCCGGCAACACCGGCGAAACGGCGACGCTCGAGCGCCGGCGCGGCCAGCTGCAGTAG
- a CDS encoding type 1 glutamine amidotransferase domain-containing protein, with protein MARVLIVVTSHRQLGSSRLPTGVGLQTFAAPYYVLTEAGVEVAVASVQGGEPPIDPLSFGEGVETVALERLTHDTMAMAMFRDPRPLSTLSADEYDGLFFAGGHGGMWDLPDNPTVATLIAAALDAGTPVAAVCHGVAALCGRHPRTGHPLVQGRKVTALTTQEEVELGREGLVPFLLEERLVELGAVFDEAPVFTSHVVTDGSLITGQNMRSADHASRSLLAALAA; from the coding sequence GTGGCGCGCGTGCTCATCGTCGTGACCTCTCATCGTCAGCTCGGCTCATCGCGATTGCCGACGGGCGTCGGGCTACAAACGTTCGCGGCTCCGTATTACGTGCTGACTGAGGCCGGTGTGGAAGTTGCGGTCGCCTCCGTGCAGGGTGGGGAGCCGCCCATCGACCCGTTGAGCTTCGGGGAGGGCGTCGAGACGGTCGCCTTGGAGCGCCTCACACACGACACCATGGCAATGGCGATGTTTCGCGATCCGCGTCCCTTGTCGACACTGTCGGCTGACGAATATGACGGTCTCTTCTTCGCGGGCGGCCATGGTGGCATGTGGGATCTTCCCGACAATCCGACGGTCGCGACGCTCATCGCCGCTGCGTTGGATGCGGGCACGCCAGTGGCAGCGGTGTGCCACGGGGTTGCCGCCCTATGTGGTCGGCACCCACGGACAGGTCACCCTTTGGTCCAGGGCCGGAAGGTGACCGCGTTGACCACCCAGGAGGAGGTCGAGCTCGGGCGAGAAGGGCTCGTGCCGTTCCTTTTGGAGGAACGTCTTGTCGAGCTGGGTGCCGTGTTCGACGAGGCGCCTGTGTTCACGTCGCACGTCGTGACGGACGGTTCACTGATCACCGGGCAGAACATGCGCTCGGCCGACCACGCTTCACGCTCCCTCCTGGCCGCGCTCGCTGCGTAG
- a CDS encoding FitA-like ribbon-helix-helix domain-containing protein has protein sequence MEQILIRNLPPGTKAALKARAKSHHRSVEAEAREILADALEREPATLVDLLSTDEGADIDFEPERLRLTARTAEF, from the coding sequence GTGGAGCAGATTCTCATCCGCAACCTTCCGCCCGGCACGAAGGCCGCGCTCAAGGCCCGAGCGAAGAGTCATCATCGCTCGGTGGAGGCCGAGGCACGCGAGATACTCGCCGATGCGCTCGAGCGCGAGCCGGCCACGCTCGTCGACCTGTTGAGCACCGACGAGGGCGCTGACATCGATTTCGAGCCCGAGCGGTTGCGGCTCACGGCCCGCACGGCTGAGTTCTGA
- a CDS encoding ArsR/SmtB family transcription factor, producing MEPNGNVLEEADRRLDVAFSALADPTRRAILTRLSRSEATVLELAEPFPLSQPAISKHLKVLERAGLITRRRDAQRRPCRLEADALRGATDWLDEYRQFWTESYERLDTLLADLHPANPEAGGPGEQR from the coding sequence ATGGAACCGAATGGTAATGTACTGGAAGAGGCCGACCGTCGTCTCGATGTCGCCTTCTCCGCTCTGGCCGACCCCACCCGCCGGGCAATCCTGACTCGCCTGTCGAGGAGCGAGGCCACGGTGCTGGAACTGGCCGAGCCATTCCCGCTGAGCCAGCCGGCGATCTCCAAGCACCTGAAGGTCTTGGAACGCGCCGGCCTGATCACCCGCCGCCGCGACGCACAGCGTCGCCCCTGCCGGCTCGAGGCAGACGCGCTGCGCGGCGCCACCGACTGGCTGGACGAGTACCGGCAGTTTTGGACCGAGAGCTACGAGCGACTCGACACGCTGCTGGCCGATCTGCACCCGGCCAACCCGGAAGCCGGCGGTCCGGGAGAGCAGCGATGA
- a CDS encoding DUF3618 domain-containing protein: MGQSTEEQLTNDIADTREDLSRNIDDLADKVSPSRMMERRKEAARGRMRRMREAVMGSTQSATHTVREAGSTGSSKMGDATDAVGSAAQSTVDAVGSRTQGNPLAAGLMAFAAGAVIGSLLPASEKEAQAAKRVVDTAKDKGQPLMDEAKSVAQEMGGQLKEQAADAADQVKSTAQESAQHVKDEGQSSAQTVKDEAKPPAS; encoded by the coding sequence ATGGGCCAAAGCACAGAAGAACAGCTGACCAACGACATCGCCGACACCAGGGAGGACCTGTCGCGCAACATCGACGACCTCGCCGACAAGGTCAGCCCCTCCCGCATGATGGAACGCCGCAAGGAGGCCGCCCGCGGCCGGATGCGCCGCATGCGTGAGGCGGTCATGGGATCCACGCAGTCCGCCACCCACACGGTCCGTGAAGCCGGGAGCACCGGCAGCAGCAAGATGGGCGACGCCACCGATGCCGTCGGCTCCGCCGCTCAGAGCACCGTGGACGCCGTTGGATCGCGCACGCAGGGCAACCCTCTGGCCGCCGGTCTGATGGCGTTCGCCGCCGGAGCGGTCATCGGCTCCCTGCTGCCAGCCAGCGAGAAGGAGGCCCAAGCTGCGAAACGGGTGGTGGATACGGCCAAGGACAAGGGGCAGCCCCTGATGGACGAGGCGAAGTCGGTCGCCCAAGAGATGGGCGGACAGCTCAAGGAGCAGGCCGCCGACGCAGCCGACCAGGTGAAGAGCACGGCTCAGGAGTCGGCACAGCACGTGAAGGACGAAGGGCAGTCCTCGGCGCAGACTGTGAAGGACGAGGCCAAGCCGCCGGCCAGCTGA
- a CDS encoding SRPBCC domain-containing protein: MRTTGDVIIEPRHARDLVITRTFAAPRELVFDAWTQPELLRQWYGPRGWQLTTCEMDLRAGGRFLFVLERPNRADMALRGTYQAVDAPTRLATSERWDDDWTDGETRTTTMFDERDGVTTVSRIIEFTSAAARDRALGSIGRDGLEEAFERLDDVVRAGRDDAARPVAGQNHASPSDVGRDDIASRYRRRAARFEELISGVGTVAWASQSPCQDWTARDVVDHVVDMHAAMLAPLGRSLGPESSAVAGPIDAFTSARAQLQLALDDPAVAGTASDTPTGTLTFAEHVDAALSVDLVMHGWDLARATGQDDTIQDEDLQLLWPIAQAIPEQFRVPGAFRPGLVVFGPQVPVAADAALQHKILGMYGRDPAWQSPPAA, encoded by the coding sequence ATGAGGACCACCGGCGACGTGATCATCGAGCCGCGTCATGCCCGAGACCTGGTGATCACCCGCACATTCGCCGCACCGCGAGAGCTGGTGTTCGACGCATGGACCCAGCCCGAGCTGCTGCGACAGTGGTACGGGCCGCGGGGCTGGCAACTGACCACCTGCGAGATGGACCTCCGGGCGGGGGGCCGGTTCCTGTTCGTCTTGGAACGCCCGAATCGGGCGGACATGGCGCTGCGGGGCACATACCAGGCCGTGGACGCCCCGACCCGGCTAGCCACGTCCGAGCGGTGGGACGACGACTGGACCGATGGTGAGACACGTACTACGACGATGTTCGACGAGCGCGACGGTGTCACCACGGTCTCCCGGATCATCGAGTTCACCTCCGCCGCCGCCCGTGACCGCGCCCTGGGATCGATCGGCCGCGACGGCCTGGAGGAAGCGTTCGAACGGCTGGACGATGTGGTTAGGGCCGGACGCGACGACGCCGCCCGCCCTGTCGCCGGCCAGAACCACGCTAGCCCCAGCGACGTGGGCCGGGACGATATCGCCAGCCGCTACCGGCGCCGCGCGGCGCGCTTTGAAGAACTGATCTCGGGGGTGGGCACTGTCGCGTGGGCATCGCAGTCCCCGTGCCAGGACTGGACCGCCCGCGACGTCGTTGACCACGTTGTTGACATGCATGCCGCCATGCTTGCGCCACTGGGCCGCTCCCTAGGTCCGGAGTCCTCGGCCGTGGCCGGTCCGATCGACGCCTTCACCTCCGCGCGGGCCCAGCTGCAGCTCGCTCTAGACGACCCGGCAGTTGCGGGGACCGCGAGCGACACCCCAACGGGAACACTGACCTTCGCCGAGCACGTTGACGCGGCACTGAGCGTCGACCTGGTCATGCACGGGTGGGACCTAGCCCGGGCAACCGGCCAGGACGACACCATCCAGGACGAGGACCTACAGCTGTTGTGGCCGATCGCCCAGGCCATTCCCGAGCAGTTCCGCGTTCCCGGCGCCTTCCGCCCCGGGCTCGTGGTCTTCGGCCCTCAGGTGCCGGTCGCCGCCGACGCAGCCCTGCAACACAAGATCCTTGGCATGTACGGCCGCGACCCCGCCTGGCAATCGCCACCGGCCGCCTGA
- a CDS encoding FitA-like ribbon-helix-helix domain-containing protein: MEQILIRNLPPGTKAALEARAKRHHRSVEAEARAMLADALEREPATLVELLSTDEGADIEFEPKRLRLTARTAEC, translated from the coding sequence GTGGAGCAGATTCTCATCCGCAACCTTCCGCCCGGCACGAAGGCTGCGCTGGAGGCGCGAGCGAAGCGTCATCATCGCTCGGTGGAAGCGGAGGCACGCGCGATGCTCGCCGATGCGCTTGAGCGCGAGCCCGCCACGCTCGTCGAGCTGTTGAGCACGGACGAGGGCGCTGACATCGAGTTCGAGCCCAAGCGGTTGCGGCTCACCGCCCGCACGGCTGAGTGCTGA
- a CDS encoding phage holin family protein, whose product MSNFDHGASPSRPRDVDDSGNDDTRSLGDIVGAIAKDLSQLVKQEMDLAKTELKAEATKAGKGAGLLGGAGVAAHLTAIALTFTVIWLLDNWMPIEVAGLILTIVWGAIAAVLGLRGRKELQKVDPTLETTQQTLKEDVQWAKAQKNS is encoded by the coding sequence ATGAGCAACTTCGACCACGGCGCGTCGCCGTCCAGGCCACGCGACGTCGACGACTCGGGCAACGATGACACCCGGTCGTTGGGTGACATCGTGGGCGCCATCGCCAAGGACCTGAGCCAGCTCGTCAAGCAGGAGATGGACCTGGCGAAGACGGAGCTGAAGGCAGAGGCCACCAAGGCAGGCAAGGGTGCAGGCCTCCTCGGCGGCGCCGGCGTCGCCGCGCACCTGACCGCTATCGCTCTGACCTTCACGGTGATCTGGCTGCTCGACAACTGGATGCCCATCGAGGTAGCGGGGCTCATCCTCACCATCGTGTGGGGTGCAATCGCCGCGGTCCTCGGACTCCGCGGCCGCAAGGAGCTCCAGAAGGTCGATCCGACCCTGGAAACCACCCAGCAGACACTGAAGGAGGACGTGCAATGGGCCAAAGCACAGAAGAACAGCTGA